In Arthrobacter citreus, a genomic segment contains:
- a CDS encoding DUF3039 domain-containing protein has product MSLPPDPFENDPARRLDDGGGSTAVIEREEQREYTEPGDSERFAHYVRKEKIMESALSGEPVIALCGKVWTPGRDPKKFPVCPTCKEIYDGLSAPKDGGK; this is encoded by the coding sequence ATGAGTCTGCCTCCCGATCCTTTCGAAAATGACCCTGCCCGCCGTTTGGACGACGGCGGCGGTTCCACCGCCGTCATCGAGCGCGAAGAGCAGCGCGAGTACACAGAACCCGGCGACAGCGAGCGGTTTGCCCATTACGTCCGCAAGGAAAAGATCATGGAGTCGGCGCTGTCCGGCGAGCCGGTCATCGCCCTGTGCGGCAAGGTGTGGACCCCGGGACGGGACCCGAAGAAGTTCCCTGTCTGCCCCACCTGCAAGGAGATTTACGACGGCTTAAGCGCACCGAAGGACGGCGGGAAGTAA
- a CDS encoding MFS transporter: MSGSSAKPRSAGPLSPEYRALTLGILAIITCSAFEAMAVTTAMPVVAEELSAGAGYGLAFSMFLTASLLGTVVAGSRCDVQGPLPSLAAGMALMTAGLVLSALAGEFWIVTAGRAVSGLGGGAMIVAVYVIIGEIYPSALQPVLFGWLAAAWILPSMVGPLAAGLLAQYVSWRWVFAAVIPIVLVAGLTVWPRVSSLGPPDNPALDKALGRRRAVWGSVLAAAVFVAQWAGNEAADAPSAPVPLWTAAAVAALTAGVALGRLLPPGTLRLARGLPSVIATRGLLSAGFVAAEAFLPLMVLATHGVDPATAGLALTAGAVGWAVGSFLQARAGGRRHRLLVIGASMLAAAVGGIGLLASPSVPFWVIVAVWTFAGAAMGLALSSTSVMVLALSTSADRGRNSASLQISDQVGAVAGTTVAGILFALLQNPAASGQTGVFSVMWLVLAVFACLGIVSGARSAIVTPNTGKVPFTA, from the coding sequence ATGAGCGGTTCATCCGCAAAGCCGCGTTCCGCCGGCCCGCTGTCCCCGGAGTACCGTGCCCTTACGCTGGGCATCCTGGCGATCATTACCTGCTCGGCCTTTGAAGCCATGGCAGTAACGACGGCGATGCCGGTGGTGGCGGAGGAGCTGTCCGCGGGTGCCGGTTACGGACTGGCGTTCTCGATGTTCCTCACCGCCTCGCTGCTGGGCACCGTCGTGGCCGGCAGCCGGTGTGACGTCCAGGGGCCGCTGCCGTCGCTTGCCGCCGGCATGGCCCTGATGACCGCGGGCCTGGTGCTTTCCGCCCTGGCCGGCGAGTTTTGGATTGTCACGGCGGGCCGGGCGGTGTCCGGGCTTGGCGGCGGGGCCATGATCGTGGCGGTGTACGTGATTATCGGTGAGATCTACCCCTCTGCGCTCCAGCCCGTGCTTTTTGGCTGGCTCGCCGCCGCCTGGATCCTGCCGTCCATGGTGGGACCCCTCGCTGCCGGGCTGCTGGCTCAATACGTGAGCTGGCGGTGGGTCTTCGCCGCTGTGATTCCCATCGTGCTGGTTGCCGGGCTTACGGTGTGGCCGCGGGTTAGTTCCCTTGGTCCGCCGGACAACCCCGCCCTCGACAAAGCCCTGGGTCGGCGGCGGGCGGTATGGGGCAGCGTGCTGGCCGCCGCCGTCTTCGTCGCCCAGTGGGCGGGGAATGAAGCCGCCGATGCGCCGTCGGCGCCGGTGCCGCTCTGGACCGCTGCCGCCGTGGCTGCCCTGACGGCCGGAGTTGCGCTGGGACGGCTGCTGCCTCCGGGGACGCTCCGTTTGGCCCGCGGACTGCCAAGCGTCATCGCCACGCGGGGACTGCTCAGCGCCGGATTTGTGGCCGCTGAAGCTTTCCTGCCGCTCATGGTCCTTGCCACGCACGGTGTGGACCCGGCCACTGCCGGACTGGCACTGACCGCAGGAGCGGTAGGCTGGGCTGTGGGTTCCTTCCTGCAGGCACGTGCCGGCGGGCGCCGCCACCGTCTCCTGGTGATTGGCGCGTCCATGCTGGCCGCGGCAGTGGGAGGAATTGGGCTGCTAGCCTCGCCGTCGGTCCCCTTTTGGGTCATCGTGGCGGTGTGGACCTTCGCGGGAGCAGCCATGGGCCTGGCCCTCTCCAGCACCTCAGTGATGGTGCTGGCACTGTCCACTTCCGCGGACCGGGGACGCAATTCCGCGTCCCTCCAAATTTCCGACCAGGTCGGAGCCGTTGCGGGAACCACCGTGGCAGGGATTCTCTTCGCCCTGCTGCAGAACCCCGCCGCTTCCGGACAGACCGGCGTCTTCAGCGTCATGTGGCTTGTCCTGGCCGTCTTTGCGTGCCTGGGGATCGTCTCCGGTGCCCGCAGTGCAATAGTTACCCCGAACACAGGAAAGGTGCCGTTCACAGCGTGA
- a CDS encoding DEAD/DEAH box helicase → MSPDTLFGGPALPPAYPERAAWGTAPKLRQWQAEALEKFFANDADDFLAVATPGAGKTTFALRVATELVDRGIVKRITVVAPTDHLKRQWADAAAKVGLALDPNFKNADGRHGDGFIGVAVTYAQVASKPMLHRAKTEAARTLVILDEIHHGGDALSWGDGIREAFEPAVKRLSLTGTPFRSDTAAIPFVEYEADRDGIRRSKADYTYGYGEALRDHVVRPVMFMAYSGQMRWRTSAGDEMAASLGEAAVTKDITAQAWRTALNPTGEWIPAVLAAADRRLSEVRRAVPDAGGLVIATDHDDARAYAGTLKKITGQSPTVILSDDAKASDKIDEFSAGDQRWMVAVRMVSEGVDVPRLAVGVYATSTATPLFFAQAVGRFVRARKRGETASVFLPSVPNLMALANQLEMERDHALDRPDNHLEEEGFGLEDSLMEAANREEKASDSLTKQKFEALESQASFDRVLFDGGEFGTGGALGSEEEQDFLGIPGLLDADQMGVLLRQRQHDQLSRRGRKAPAAAPEPEPSVMDHRRLTELRGELAKNVSAWSARSGMPHGVVHSELRRICGGPPVAQANEEQLNKRLKKLQDWFIGRK, encoded by the coding sequence GTGAGCCCCGACACCCTCTTCGGCGGACCGGCCCTGCCGCCCGCCTATCCGGAACGAGCCGCATGGGGCACCGCCCCCAAGCTGCGCCAGTGGCAGGCTGAAGCCCTCGAAAAGTTCTTCGCCAATGACGCGGATGACTTCCTTGCCGTCGCCACCCCCGGCGCCGGCAAAACCACCTTCGCCCTGCGGGTGGCCACCGAACTGGTGGACCGCGGGATCGTCAAGCGGATTACCGTCGTGGCCCCCACAGACCACCTCAAGCGCCAGTGGGCCGACGCCGCCGCCAAGGTTGGCCTGGCCCTGGACCCCAATTTCAAGAACGCCGACGGCCGGCACGGCGACGGCTTCATTGGCGTGGCCGTCACCTACGCGCAGGTGGCCTCCAAGCCCATGCTGCACCGGGCCAAGACGGAAGCGGCCCGCACCCTGGTTATCCTCGATGAGATCCACCACGGCGGCGACGCCCTGTCCTGGGGTGACGGCATCCGGGAAGCCTTCGAACCGGCGGTCAAGCGGCTGTCGCTGACCGGTACGCCGTTCCGCTCGGACACCGCAGCCATTCCGTTCGTGGAGTACGAGGCGGACAGGGACGGTATCCGCCGCTCCAAGGCCGACTACACCTACGGCTACGGCGAGGCGCTGCGGGACCACGTGGTCCGCCCGGTCATGTTCATGGCCTACTCCGGGCAGATGCGCTGGCGCACCAGCGCCGGAGACGAAATGGCGGCGTCCCTCGGCGAGGCCGCGGTCACCAAGGACATCACGGCCCAGGCATGGCGGACGGCGCTGAATCCCACCGGCGAATGGATTCCGGCCGTGCTGGCCGCCGCCGACCGCCGGCTGTCCGAGGTCCGGCGCGCCGTGCCCGACGCCGGCGGGCTGGTTATTGCCACGGACCACGACGACGCCCGCGCCTACGCCGGCACGCTGAAAAAGATCACCGGGCAGTCCCCAACGGTGATTCTCTCCGATGACGCGAAGGCCTCGGACAAGATTGACGAGTTCTCCGCGGGGGACCAGCGGTGGATGGTTGCCGTGCGCATGGTGTCCGAAGGCGTGGACGTACCGCGCCTGGCGGTGGGGGTCTATGCCACGTCCACCGCAACCCCGCTGTTTTTTGCCCAGGCAGTGGGCCGGTTCGTGCGTGCCCGCAAGCGCGGGGAGACGGCGTCGGTCTTCCTGCCCTCGGTGCCGAACCTGATGGCCCTGGCCAACCAGTTGGAAATGGAACGCGACCACGCCCTGGACCGGCCGGACAACCACCTCGAAGAGGAGGGTTTCGGTCTGGAGGACAGCCTCATGGAGGCTGCCAACCGGGAGGAAAAAGCCTCCGATTCGCTGACCAAGCAGAAGTTCGAGGCCCTGGAGTCCCAGGCGTCCTTTGACCGGGTGCTGTTTGACGGCGGCGAGTTTGGCACCGGCGGCGCGCTGGGCAGCGAGGAGGAACAGGATTTCCTGGGTATTCCCGGGCTGCTGGACGCTGACCAGATGGGTGTGCTGCTGCGCCAGCGCCAGCATGACCAGCTGTCCCGCCGCGGCCGGAAGGCACCGGCGGCCGCCCCGGAGCCGGAGCCGTCCGTCATGGACCACCGCAGGCTGACCGAGCTGCGCGGCGAGCTGGCGAAGAACGTCTCAGCCTGGTCGGCGCGCTCCGGCATGCCGCACGGCGTGGTGCACAGCGAGCTGCGCCGGATCTGCGGGGGACCGCCGGTGGCGCAGGCCAATGAGGAACAGTTGAACAAGCGGCTGAAGAAGCTGCAGGACTGGTTTATCGGCCGCAAATAG
- a CDS encoding nicotinamidase: protein MTRALIVVDVQNDFCEGGSLAVPGGTDTASEITDYIESTLGRYDVVAATQDWHIEPGSHFSETPDYKDSWPVHCVAGSTGASLHPDLDTEHIDAFFRKGQYEAAYSGFEGVLAPEDEVPTGDLDAAAVPPDPAETVSLDDWLRENDVEEVVIVGLAADYCVRATALDAIAAGYDTFVIPDLCRGIDRAGTRAALAELEDAGVELLDL from the coding sequence ATGACGCGCGCCCTTATTGTTGTCGATGTCCAGAACGACTTCTGCGAAGGAGGATCCCTCGCTGTTCCCGGCGGCACCGACACAGCGTCGGAAATCACCGACTACATCGAATCGACCCTGGGACGTTACGACGTCGTGGCCGCTACGCAGGACTGGCACATTGAGCCCGGGTCCCACTTCTCCGAAACCCCGGACTACAAGGACTCCTGGCCGGTGCACTGCGTGGCCGGAAGCACCGGCGCCAGCCTGCACCCGGACCTGGACACCGAACACATCGATGCCTTCTTCCGCAAGGGACAGTATGAAGCGGCGTACTCCGGCTTCGAAGGCGTGCTCGCCCCGGAAGACGAGGTTCCCACCGGTGACCTGGACGCCGCGGCTGTGCCGCCGGACCCGGCCGAGACCGTCAGTCTGGACGACTGGCTGCGCGAGAACGACGTCGAGGAAGTGGTGATCGTGGGCCTGGCCGCCGACTACTGTGTCCGTGCCACAGCCCTGGACGCCATTGCCGCCGGCTATGACACGTTTGTCATCCCGGACCTGTGCCGCGGCATCGACCGCGCCGGAACCAGGGCCGCGCTGGCCGAGCTGGAAGACGCCGGCGTGGAGCTGCTGGACCTGTAG
- a CDS encoding nicotinate phosphoribosyltransferase → MTVNSTNAWRQPNAALYTDHYELTMLQAALHSGTASRRSVFEVFGRRLPDGRRYGVVAGTGRILEALAAFRFDDDQLAFLENTSVVDAPTLKWLADFRFSGNIFGYAEGEAYFPHSPILTVESSFAEACILETLLLSVLNHDSAIASAASRMVTAAGGRPCVEMGSRRTHEESAVAAARAAMIAGFDSTSNLEAGRRYGLKTVGTAAHSFTLLHDSETDAFEAQIGSLGAGTSLLVDTYDVEQGVRNAVAAAGRELGGVRLDSGDLVAQAKWVRGLLDELGNTDTRIMVTSDLDEYAIAALASAPVDAYGVGTSLVTGSGAPTAGLVYKLVSREDDNHEFVSVAKAAKNKASRGGRKYALRRLDERGTATAEVIGIGHRPLDDGNDRPLLEQFVADGEILPGWTGAAAVDRAAKRHTDSLAELPTSVNRLQRGEPAIPTEYEE, encoded by the coding sequence TTGACTGTGAACAGCACCAACGCTTGGCGCCAGCCCAATGCCGCCCTGTATACAGACCATTATGAGCTGACCATGCTGCAGGCTGCCCTGCACTCGGGCACCGCTTCCCGCCGCTCCGTCTTTGAGGTTTTCGGCCGCCGGCTGCCGGACGGACGCCGGTACGGGGTGGTGGCCGGCACCGGCCGGATCCTCGAAGCCCTGGCCGCTTTCCGGTTCGACGACGACCAGCTTGCGTTCCTCGAGAACACCTCGGTGGTGGACGCGCCCACGCTGAAGTGGCTCGCTGACTTCCGGTTCTCCGGAAACATCTTCGGTTACGCGGAAGGCGAGGCCTATTTCCCCCATTCGCCGATCCTGACCGTGGAATCCAGCTTCGCCGAGGCCTGCATCCTGGAGACGCTCCTGCTGTCGGTCCTGAACCATGACAGCGCCATCGCCTCCGCGGCGTCCCGGATGGTCACCGCCGCCGGCGGGCGGCCCTGCGTGGAAATGGGTTCGCGCCGCACGCACGAGGAATCGGCGGTGGCAGCGGCCCGCGCGGCGATGATCGCCGGCTTCGACTCGACCTCGAACCTGGAGGCCGGGCGCCGCTACGGCCTGAAGACCGTGGGCACCGCCGCCCATTCCTTCACCCTCCTGCATGACAGCGAGACTGACGCCTTCGAAGCGCAGATCGGTTCCCTCGGAGCCGGCACTTCCCTGCTGGTGGACACGTACGACGTCGAGCAGGGCGTCCGCAACGCCGTCGCCGCCGCGGGCCGGGAGCTGGGCGGGGTCCGGCTGGATTCCGGGGACCTCGTGGCCCAGGCCAAGTGGGTGCGCGGACTGCTGGACGAGCTGGGCAACACGGACACCCGGATCATGGTGACCTCGGATCTGGACGAATACGCCATTGCGGCTCTGGCCTCCGCCCCGGTGGACGCGTACGGTGTGGGGACATCCCTGGTGACCGGATCCGGCGCACCGACGGCCGGCCTGGTGTACAAACTGGTCAGCCGCGAAGACGACAACCACGAGTTTGTTTCGGTGGCCAAGGCCGCCAAGAACAAGGCTTCCCGCGGCGGGCGCAAGTACGCGCTGCGCCGGCTGGATGAGCGCGGCACGGCCACCGCCGAAGTTATCGGCATCGGCCACCGCCCGCTCGACGACGGCAACGACCGCCCGCTGCTGGAGCAGTTTGTGGCCGACGGCGAAATCCTTCCCGGCTGGACCGGAGCCGCTGCCGTGGACCGGGCCGCCAAGAGGCACACCGATTCCCTGGCGGAACTGCCGACTTCGGTTAACCGCCTGCAGCGCGGAGAACCGGCCATACCCACCGAATACGAGGAGTGA
- the clpS gene encoding ATP-dependent Clp protease adapter ClpS, which translates to MTLSTAPGTDTLERADTESLVSSDVPWVVIVWNDPVNLMSYVSYVFRSYFGYSEAKANRLMMEVHEQGKSVVATGSRESAERDTVAMHSFGLWATFQKTDEP; encoded by the coding sequence ATGACTTTGAGCACTGCGCCCGGAACCGACACCCTCGAGCGCGCTGACACGGAGTCGCTGGTCAGCAGTGACGTGCCCTGGGTGGTGATTGTCTGGAATGACCCGGTCAATCTCATGAGCTACGTCAGCTATGTGTTCCGCAGCTACTTCGGTTACTCCGAGGCCAAAGCGAACCGGCTGATGATGGAAGTCCATGAACAGGGGAAATCCGTGGTGGCAACCGGATCCCGTGAATCCGCCGAGCGGGACACCGTGGCCATGCACTCCTTTGGACTGTGGGCCACGTTCCAAAAAACCGACGAGCCCTGA
- a CDS encoding DUF2017 domain-containing protein gives MASGFKTTRKGITASLDAGERELLRSLFNDVLGMLEPDTPADADPLAAMVGLDTTASVPSDSALHRLLPNGVQGDDAEALEFRRLTERSLRESKTGALRAAALLLESKPLLLNAEQAQYFARALNDVRLVLADRVGLETDEDAERLHGITDPSQAQDVDGYLALVYNFVTWLQETLMQAMNRSLL, from the coding sequence GTGGCAAGCGGATTCAAAACCACCCGCAAGGGAATCACTGCATCATTGGACGCGGGGGAGCGGGAGCTGCTGCGCAGCCTCTTTAATGACGTGCTGGGCATGCTGGAACCGGATACCCCGGCGGACGCCGATCCGCTCGCTGCCATGGTGGGTTTGGACACCACCGCCAGTGTCCCGTCCGACTCCGCGCTGCACCGCCTGCTGCCCAACGGAGTGCAGGGGGACGACGCCGAAGCCCTGGAATTCCGCCGCCTCACCGAGCGCTCGCTGCGGGAAAGCAAGACCGGCGCACTGCGTGCCGCGGCCCTGTTGCTGGAGTCCAAACCGCTGCTGCTCAATGCCGAGCAGGCCCAGTATTTTGCCCGCGCCCTCAACGATGTCCGGCTTGTCCTTGCCGACCGGGTGGGGCTGGAAACCGACGAGGACGCCGAGCGGCTGCACGGCATCACTGACCCTTCCCAGGCGCAGGACGTGGACGGCTACCTGGCCCTGGTGTACAACTTTGTCACCTGGCTGCAGGAGACCCTGATGCAGGCCATGAACCGCTCCCTGCTGTGA
- the murI gene encoding glutamate racemase: MSSDPESSSLMTEPLQDAPRKQAPERTIAPQHSGLPHGNNADAPIGIFDSGVGGLTVARAVIDQLPNESILYVGDTARGPYGPLPIAEVRANALGVMDELVDSGVKLLVIACNTASAAVLRDARERYTRRYGIPVIEVIQPAVRRAVAATRSGRVGVIGTEATVGSRAYNDTFAAAPHLQIASVACPAFVDYVEAGVTAGPDLLATAEEYLAPLKAQDVDTVVLGCTHYPLLTGVISYVMGDGVTLVSSAEETAKDVYRALISHDLQRTAATAPDYRFLATGDSASFELLARRFLGPEVLSVEHVDNVAAHYPTGSLARITPAMAAADRFTRTGPSPIHDENGRPPGALRNGTE, encoded by the coding sequence ATGAGCTCTGACCCGGAAAGTTCCTCGCTGATGACGGAGCCGCTGCAGGACGCACCGCGCAAGCAGGCGCCTGAACGCACCATCGCGCCGCAGCACAGCGGACTGCCGCACGGAAACAACGCGGACGCGCCCATCGGCATCTTCGACTCCGGGGTTGGCGGCCTGACGGTTGCGCGGGCAGTGATTGACCAGCTGCCCAATGAGTCCATTCTTTACGTGGGCGACACCGCCCGGGGACCCTACGGTCCGCTCCCCATCGCCGAAGTGCGGGCCAACGCCCTGGGCGTCATGGATGAACTGGTGGATTCCGGCGTCAAGCTCTTGGTCATCGCCTGCAACACGGCGTCGGCCGCCGTGCTCCGCGACGCCCGGGAACGCTACACCCGCCGCTACGGCATCCCGGTCATCGAGGTCATCCAGCCGGCTGTCCGCCGCGCCGTTGCGGCCACCCGGTCCGGGCGGGTCGGCGTGATCGGCACGGAGGCCACCGTGGGCTCGCGTGCCTACAATGACACCTTCGCCGCGGCGCCGCACCTGCAGATCGCATCCGTGGCCTGCCCCGCCTTTGTGGATTACGTCGAAGCCGGGGTCACCGCCGGGCCGGATCTGCTGGCCACTGCCGAGGAATACCTGGCACCGCTGAAAGCCCAGGACGTGGACACCGTGGTGCTCGGATGCACCCACTATCCACTGCTGACCGGCGTGATCTCCTATGTGATGGGCGACGGCGTAACGCTGGTGTCCAGCGCCGAGGAAACAGCCAAGGACGTGTACCGTGCGCTGATCTCCCATGATCTGCAGCGCACCGCGGCCACCGCACCGGACTACCGGTTCCTGGCCACGGGGGACTCCGCGTCCTTTGAACTGCTGGCCCGGCGTTTCCTCGGACCCGAGGTCCTGAGCGTTGAGCACGTGGACAACGTGGCAGCCCACTATCCCACCGGAAGCCTGGCCCGGATCACCCCGGCCATGGCTGCGGCGGACCGCTTCACCCGCACCGGACCCAGCCCCATCCATGACGAGAACGGAAGGCCGCCCGGCGCCCTTCGGAACGGCACCGAATGA
- a CDS encoding MBL fold metallo-hydrolase: MKLTIVGCSGSFPGPASPASCYLVTANDGVRDWRILLDLGNGSLGALQRYMDLRDIDAVLLTHLHPDHCMDLCGLHVAVHWDPAGWNRDRIKVWGPKDTADRMATAYGLPTDPGMHEDFEFMSWNSRQPVSIGPFTVTPYPVRHPADEAYALRVEAKCAGPDGSTALHTLAYSGDTDSCSGLEEAARDSDVFLCEAAFHEGRDDAIDGVHLTGKRAGAAASAVNARRLLLTHLPVWNDANASVAEARETYAGDLAVAVAGVSYEVGSPFTAPLAVDSRIQPAG, encoded by the coding sequence ATGAAACTGACCATCGTGGGCTGCAGCGGATCCTTCCCCGGCCCGGCGTCGCCCGCCTCCTGTTACCTCGTCACCGCCAACGACGGCGTCCGTGACTGGCGCATCCTGCTGGACCTGGGCAACGGCTCACTGGGCGCGCTGCAGCGCTACATGGACCTGCGCGACATCGACGCCGTCCTCCTGACGCACCTTCATCCGGACCACTGCATGGATCTGTGCGGGCTGCACGTGGCGGTGCACTGGGACCCGGCCGGATGGAACCGTGACCGGATCAAGGTCTGGGGACCGAAGGACACCGCGGACCGGATGGCCACCGCGTACGGTCTGCCCACGGATCCGGGGATGCACGAGGACTTTGAGTTCATGAGCTGGAACAGCCGCCAGCCGGTCAGCATCGGACCGTTCACCGTCACGCCCTACCCGGTGCGGCATCCAGCGGACGAGGCCTACGCGCTGCGGGTCGAGGCGAAGTGCGCCGGCCCGGACGGCAGCACGGCGCTGCACACCCTGGCCTATTCCGGAGACACCGACTCCTGCAGCGGATTGGAGGAGGCCGCCCGCGACAGCGATGTCTTCCTTTGCGAAGCAGCCTTCCACGAGGGCCGCGACGACGCGATTGACGGTGTGCACCTGACCGGGAAGCGGGCCGGCGCCGCCGCCTCCGCCGTCAACGCCCGCCGGCTGCTCCTGACCCACCTGCCGGTGTGGAACGATGCCAACGCCTCAGTGGCGGAAGCCCGGGAAACGTATGCCGGTGACCTGGCGGTGGCCGTGGCCGGCGTTTCCTATGAGGTTGGCAGTCCGTTCACGGCTCCGCTGGCTGTGGACTCCCGGATCCAGCCCGCCGGCTAA
- the rph gene encoding ribonuclease PH, with protein sequence MTTAANSPSSSTPAAGSAVVRSDGRTPDQLRSITITRGWSKQAEGSALIEFGNTRVLCTASLTPGVPRWLKGEGKGWVTAEYAMLPRATNTRNDRESVKGKLGGRTHEISRLIGRSLRSIIDTKALGENTIVLDCDVLQADGGTRTAAITGAYVALADALAWAKDNKLIARNAQPLLDTVAAISVGIIDGVPMLDLPYVEDVRAETDMNVVVTGSGKFVEVQGTAEGAPFDRDELNALLDLALLGTSELAEIQRRTLGESA encoded by the coding sequence ATGACTACCGCTGCAAACAGCCCCTCTTCCTCAACGCCTGCCGCCGGTTCCGCCGTCGTGCGCTCCGACGGCCGCACGCCCGACCAGCTGCGCAGCATCACCATCACCCGCGGATGGTCCAAGCAGGCCGAAGGATCCGCGCTGATCGAGTTCGGCAATACGCGCGTGCTGTGCACCGCATCGCTCACCCCCGGCGTCCCGCGCTGGCTCAAGGGCGAAGGCAAGGGCTGGGTCACCGCCGAATACGCGATGCTGCCCCGCGCCACCAACACCCGCAACGACCGCGAATCGGTCAAGGGCAAGCTCGGTGGGCGCACGCACGAGATCTCCCGGCTGATCGGCCGCTCGCTGCGCTCCATCATCGACACCAAGGCCCTGGGCGAAAACACCATCGTCCTGGACTGCGACGTGCTGCAGGCGGACGGGGGCACCCGCACCGCCGCCATCACCGGCGCCTACGTGGCGCTGGCGGACGCCCTGGCCTGGGCCAAGGACAACAAGCTCATTGCCCGCAACGCCCAGCCCCTGCTGGACACGGTGGCTGCAATCAGCGTTGGCATTATTGACGGCGTTCCCATGCTGGACCTGCCGTATGTGGAGGACGTCCGCGCCGAAACCGACATGAACGTGGTGGTCACCGGCTCCGGGAAGTTCGTGGAGGTCCAGGGCACCGCCGAGGGCGCTCCCTTTGACCGGGACGAGCTCAACGCCCTGCTGGACCTGGCACTGCTCGGCACCTCCGAGCTGGCTGAAATCCAGCGCCGCACGCTGGGTGAAAGCGCGTGA
- the rdgB gene encoding RdgB/HAM1 family non-canonical purine NTP pyrophosphatase → MTQIPAGARLVLATRNQGKLRELRELLRGRIEGLDVDTQVIDAAAAGVPDVPETGVTFEENSLLKARAVADATGLAAIADDSGLAVDVLGGAPGIFSARWAGRHGDDAANLDLLLAQLADIPAAHRGAAFVCAATLALPGGKAVVERAELRGTLLTERRGEGGFGYDPVLRPDGLDRSTAELAPEEKNAISHRGQAFRALLPAIVDALA, encoded by the coding sequence GTGACCCAGATCCCCGCGGGAGCCCGGCTGGTCCTGGCCACCCGCAACCAGGGCAAGCTGCGGGAACTGCGCGAACTGCTGCGCGGACGCATCGAGGGGCTCGACGTCGATACCCAGGTGATCGACGCGGCGGCCGCCGGCGTGCCTGACGTGCCCGAAACCGGAGTGACGTTCGAAGAGAACTCCCTCCTCAAGGCCCGCGCCGTGGCCGACGCAACCGGCCTTGCCGCCATCGCAGACGACTCCGGCCTGGCCGTGGACGTCCTGGGCGGAGCCCCGGGCATCTTCTCCGCGCGCTGGGCCGGCCGGCACGGGGACGACGCCGCGAACCTTGACCTGCTGCTGGCCCAGCTCGCTGACATTCCGGCAGCGCACCGGGGCGCCGCCTTTGTGTGCGCTGCGACACTGGCGCTGCCCGGCGGCAAAGCAGTGGTGGAACGCGCCGAGCTGCGTGGGACGCTTCTCACAGAACGCCGCGGAGAGGGCGGCTTCGGTTATGACCCCGTGCTCCGGCCGGACGGTCTGGACCGCAGCACCGCTGAGCTGGCGCCGGAGGAGAAAAACGCCATCAGCCACCGCGGACAGGCGTTCCGCGCCCTGCTTCCGGCCATCGTGGACGCCCTGGCCTAA
- a CDS encoding DedA family protein, giving the protein MTTQILASVATASTDGSALGGIAEWAVNIMEAIGAPGAGLAIALENLFPPLPSEVILPLAGFAASQGNFSLPAALIWTTLGSVLGAWVLYGIGAWLGRDRMRALVSRVPLVDIEDVDKVEAWFDRHGYKAVFFGRMIPIFRSLISIPAGIERMPIWKFLALTTAGSLIWNSIFVFAGYYLGESWHIVEEYAGVFQKIVIAAVVVAAVWYIVSKVRSHRRKKAAGPVEPVEPAEGE; this is encoded by the coding sequence ATGACTACACAGATTCTTGCCTCAGTTGCCACCGCCAGTACCGACGGATCGGCGCTGGGAGGGATCGCGGAGTGGGCCGTCAACATTATGGAGGCCATCGGAGCCCCCGGTGCAGGCCTGGCCATTGCCCTCGAAAACCTCTTTCCGCCGCTGCCCAGCGAGGTAATCCTGCCGCTGGCCGGGTTCGCCGCCAGCCAGGGAAACTTCTCTCTCCCCGCGGCGCTCATCTGGACCACCCTGGGCTCGGTGCTGGGTGCGTGGGTGCTCTACGGCATTGGCGCGTGGCTGGGGCGGGACCGGATGCGTGCCCTCGTGTCCCGGGTTCCCCTGGTCGACATCGAAGACGTGGACAAGGTGGAGGCCTGGTTTGACCGCCACGGCTACAAGGCAGTCTTTTTTGGCCGGATGATCCCCATTTTCCGCAGCCTCATTTCCATTCCCGCCGGCATCGAGCGGATGCCCATCTGGAAGTTCCTGGCACTGACGACGGCGGGAAGCCTGATCTGGAACTCCATTTTCGTTTTCGCGGGCTATTACCTCGGTGAGAGCTGGCACATCGTCGAGGAATACGCCGGGGTCTTCCAAAAGATCGTCATTGCCGCGGTGGTAGTTGCCGCCGTCTGGTACATCGTCAGCAAGGTCCGCTCGCACCGGCGGAAAAAGGCCGCGGGCCCGGTTGAGCCGGTGGAGCCGGCCGAGGGCGAGTAG